TGAAACTACGTAAAATAGGTGGAAGTAGAAGAAGTTTGAGGGGTTCAATTTACTATACATAATTGGAATAACTATGTAAATAAATCCAACAGGTGCAGTTGTCAATGCCATCaggaaattaatattagagaATCCAAAACATTCGACTAAATAACAGTATGCAGTCGAATAAATGCAGCTTGCataagaaaagaatataaagaatGAGAATATTCTCACTATATGAGATGCATTgaataagaaaagaaatgatACAATAATTCCCAATGAGTTTTGGAAGATCATCCCTTTAGAAACTCCAATTTTGTCCATTATAAATCCAttcattaaagaaaatatgaatGAAAAGCATTGAAGGGTAGAAAATATAGACATCTGGCTTCTTATAAGATCTATGTCAGTATTATTGGCACTTTGTAAGAATGAATCCAGGCATGCCTTAATTGAATCCGATCTGAAAACTGTAAGAGTAAAGTAAGGAAGtaaaagaatgaaaaatgaagatttgagttgattaattaatgattgATTATGAAGAGAGATCATCTCTGTAGAGCAAGTTGTATTAAATGTTAGTTCTGAGTTAGAATCTTCTTCCTCAATTGAATCTGAGCCttgaaatttttcaaaagaatttttgGGAATGAGCAATAGTGCAACCATTGCCAGTGTACCACAGacaaaaattgaataaaatatcaaaatatttctaatacGAATTCCAGAAAATTCGTGGAAATGGTagatgaaataaaatacaaATGCTGAAACATCGCCCATTGTACTTAAAatagatattattttattaccATGGtttggaaataaattacttaCAGATACAACACTGTTAAAAATTGGACCTTGAGGCAAAcctattaatataaatccAAGAGGATATAATGGAAAGTTTTGATTActaatacaaaaaattaaaagcCCAAGCATAAACATTACTTGCCCAATAAATCCAGTTAATTTTGGACccaaattatcaaatagCTTTCCACCTCCTAATACCGAAAGAATTATATTAGGTGCCATAATGCCTGCTGTCCAACATGTTGTAATATAGTTATCTTGAGCTTTGCATTTAGCTCCAGTTGGCAAAATTTCAGTTGGAATACCGTCGCAAACCCATTCATATGCGCCTAACTTATTCATAATAAATCTAATGCAAATACTTTGCTGAATTGCCGAAGTTGTAAGGCCGCAAAAAACACAGTAGATTATTAAGAGTATGTAACGGTTAATACCATATGGAGTTTTTTGATCATCTTTTCTTAACAAAGGAGAGT
The Cryptosporidium parvum Iowa II chromosome 2, whole genome shotgun sequence genome window above contains:
- a CDS encoding 11 transmembrane domain protein encodes the protein MDNESQNRNENSPLLRKDDQKTPYGINRYILLIIYCVFCGLTTSAIQQSICIRFIMNKLGAYEWVCDGIPTEILPTGAKCKAQDNYITTCWTAGIMAPNIILSVLGGGKLFDNLGPKLTGFIGQVMFMLGLLIFCISNQNFPLYPLGFILIGLPQGPIFNSVVSVSNLFPNHGNKIISILSTMGDVSAFVFYFIYHFHEFSGIRIRNILIFYSIFVCGTLAMVALLLIPKNSFEKFQGSDSIEEEDSNSELTFNTTCSTEMISLHNQSLINQLKSSFFILLLPYFTLTVFRSDSIKACLDSFLQSANNTDIDLIRSQMSIFSTLQCFSFIFSLMNGFIMDKIGVSKGMIFQNSLGIIVSFLFLFNASHIVRIFSFFIFFSYASCIYSTAYCYLVECFGFSNINFLMALTTAPVGFIYIVIPIMYSKLNPSNFFYFHLFYVVSSFIMYVTPINLLMNNPNETQEANLSDGLSSVQVDEPKKFN